DNA from Cotesia glomerata isolate CgM1 linkage group LG10, MPM_Cglom_v2.3, whole genome shotgun sequence:
CGATAACTTGTGTCACACTACACGTGCGGCCAACGAAGGAGGGATCGTGTTGTCTTGATCAACTATGTATATTTCACGAGTACACTAACACATATACATGCGTGCACATATACTTTCATAGAGACCGGAGAAGAGACACATTCACTTGCATTCACTTGTTTATTCTTAGTCCACTCGGcgtggaaaaaaaaaaggggtTTATTGGCAACTTTTCGACAAAATGGTCcgattttgaatttttttttttttaaatactcagaaaaatattctgatcatTTGTGTGTATGTGGGAAgtgttgcttttttttttgtttaaaaaatagcgtTTTAGCGTTGAgcttcaaattaaaatatctcggaaactacGCAAAAGTAGTCGAGACATATTGCGTATGAAATTTAGAGAATTGAATAAGGCATAAAATGAGCCAAACCGGATGTCTCTACGAccaatagtttacgagatattaatttttcaatgaagaaAAGCGCGGTTCCGCTCGAgcgcttataaacaaatagcTGTAACTCCGAAAGAAATCAATCGAtatacttttttgtttttttaaattaaagctttTACTGACTTTTATAAgtcagaatatttttctgagtattttaaaaaaaaaaattaaaaatcggaCCATTTTGTCGAAAAGTTGCCAACAAACCCCTTTTTTTTTCCACGCCGACTGGACTATCTCTATACCGCCGAGCGCGCCTACCACTCACGTAAATGAAGCTAAAGAGGgggtaaaaaaatcacgcggGCCACACTGATTTGACGGTTAAACTTCGATAGTGGTATACAGTGAAACACTTGTCTTACCGGTATAGTGCAGTGTTAGTTATTGACTAAAGTGTTTTTGTTTAATCTAataaaacttaattatttatttatttataatggaATACGCTTTGGTAAAAATCCCTcatgaaaatgataaaaaagtggTCGTTGAAACTTGTCACATAAAAAACTTTAGTACCTTCAATGTTTTGACTCAAAATCAAGTGTATCGTTACGATGACGGTGTGAAGAAATTTAAATGCATAATATTACATCAATCAGGTAAGCcacaaatataatataattttgccCAGTTAATGCATTCCgcaataacattttttgtgttttgtttgaatttcaataataaaatatttaattatgttaattaaGTAAACACTATAAGTTGACAATTCTAATCGTATTTAGAACATATAAGTAGATAAATAttccctgaataaaaaaaaatattcagacaaaggaaaaaatattgagaagtattggattgactagaaaaccaatacttttcaatacttttttctttgtctcaatacttttttttaatcagggttGAAAAAagaatcaaataataataaatatctatttagtcacagtttattaaaatattttctcgcataagtttctttaaattaaaaaccctgaataaaaaaaagtattgagacaaaggaaaaaatattgaaaagtattggattgactagaaaaccaatacttttcaatacttttttctttgtctcaatacttttttttaatcagggaaTATACTATGaatattatgatttaaatgtGTGAAAAAGAAACtgacaaaatatttatataaaacaaaaataataaaaaaaaattattattaaattataaatacatttaaaaacgaGTTGAAGTGTTTAATGGTTTTTAGAaagaataaattgtatttCTATAGCTTGCTTCTTTTCTGTTTACGcttatagtttataaattaaaaatgaatattttattagtatatatattctttatagaaaattatgaaaataataaactttatttgtGGTTCgtgtttttatgaaaaaaaagttttttcgaTGAGTATTGCCCATACATAGatgtgtttataattttttttttcttaagatttgatttttgtaaattttaacaaatttttagtttgatttaatattttattacacttTACTTGAGTATAGTTTATAATCAGTTTATTGCTAAATTACGCAATccgatattaattaaaaaattatttcacttaATACATTCAATTGTTCAATGTGttttaaaatgttatttttataaatgtataacgCTTCACGTTatattatgaatttaaataaagtttaatcATTCGAAatgaacaaaatttaaatattttttcaataaaaacaagaattaaataagaaataaatcagTTCGAAGGATCTatcaaacaattatttatatattattatgtgATGAATTTCAGATTCACGGGACTATTTGTTGAAACCAAAATTTCGTATACGAGAGCCTGTTATAACAAATCCGTCATCTTTAGAGTCATCGTCAGATAATGAGAAAGAAGCAGAATCGGGAGTCACCAACGCCAAAGAAGCTagaaaagtatttatttaatttgtatatgtttaaaaaacattatatccctaggaaaaaatgtttttatcaaattttataaaattaataatcttatGCACTTTCATACAGttttatataaatctataaaattttaaaaacatgcataaaattttatagagatattttcaatataaacttttaattatacaaatctataaattttaaatttcgatAGATTAATAACATAAATCAGTTATCCCGTGGGCAATGAGAAAAACAATCGATTTCGTTTgaatacaaattattttttaagtaatcgTCCAGCCAACTATTTATTGCTGTCGTTATTGCTTAACTTCGATGATTAAATCCCATCCATAATATACTATCGTTTGCTTTACTGTTCATATGAAATGTGtgttgtaacagggtaaaaaTACCCTGAATCGATAAGGCATTGGCCATCGATGATTTTccgacgcagcactggcgcgtctcggtCTCCAGGTCCTAAGTAGTGAGTAAGAGGGGAAATAGTTAggaaaattatcattatcattactgAACGTGTCGGATACCCGGAGTAATATCAAACAACGTGAGTTCGAGGAATACACCTGGAATGGAGACCTAGGAAACGACGTGTTCCACAGGCAGCTTTCCACAGGTACCGAACTTACTCCACGGTTTGGACTCGGTTCACTTCTCCTCTTTTTCATCATattattcaattgtttaatttattaatcgacAACCAAAATTTAATCCTTAATTAATATTCGCTAGTTTACGCTGGGTGATTTTCATGGGGATTTATACCCAAAAATCATTCAGTTAACCTTGAGGTCTAAATCCGTTTTTACATTATTAGTGAGAATTTTCTAGtaactaaaattaatcttttaacttaattaatatCTGGAATTTGTTTTATTGATGGTATCAAATTTCATAATCAATCACGTGCTACAAaacaattgattaattttcacaCTTGGAAAATTTGTCAAGTGTCTTCTCACTAAAAATTTAGTCAACGTGGTCGAATATTTGACAACGTAGATATTCCGAACACCCAAGGTCGAAGCAAATGAACTAACGAATGTTTGGCGTTGTTTTGTCAGTTACTTTTACATGAAAcggttaaatttatttattccaaataattataattgtcgatttttatattgaataattttacaacTAAGTTACTGATTAATTTTCGTTATGAGTTGTCGTATTGCGAATTATGTTGAAACGTCTTACAACTTaagttatcatttttattcaacgaaaattattgatcataattaatttaatgactcaggaatttattcagaaaattttggattgttaaaatttaatacccTTGGTCTTACCAAGCGGTTTTTCCAAGCGGTCTTACCAAGCGGTCTAGTAAATTTTAAGatcaaataattaagtaaagttcaaattaattaataaagtcaTTGCCataatcaattgaaaattaagtaaatgATTAAAGAAAAGAAATTCTAAAGTAAAATCAGTGTGTAGTATGTGTGTGAAAATTGTGTGGGTTATGGGTGTGTTCGAATAAGTCGCGTGACATGAAATTTGAATCAAGTTGTTTTAATTCATTCTGGTTAGCCGCAAGTTAGGCTAGACGAACCCATTCACATCGGCTGTACGAGTGCAGGGTGAACTTATAGTCCTGGTTAGCCGAAGTTAGGCTAGACGAGCTCAGTCACATCGGCTGTACGAGTGCAGAGCGATTTTAAGAGTTCTGGTCAGCCGCAAGTAGGCTGTAGTTTTAAGTTCATATTTTGTGTGAGCGAGTgtcattattttgttaaatttgttaatttttttaaagtaaattcgctaattaattttgttaaataaatttagattcattgttaaataattattcatttattttcaacagcaaccttcctccactctctctaaCCCTCAGATAAGACCTGCTCTGGCACCGGTTCCAGGATCGTTGAAAAaacctggtggcgcccttaataatattagaatttgttgcattttattttttgttagattATTAGTTTATTAGATTTAAGGGGCTACTGAATAGGACTTAAAAATCCTGTTTCAGTGTTATATGgtgtatataaatttaacaagtGATTggattatttgaaatatttctattcttttcaaaaatgatttgaaaGACGTAAAATAAGAATACTACTTAATGTGGAGAAGTTTTTATCAAGTAACTTATGATAAGATAACTGAATAATTACAACAATataaatcataataacaaaatttcaaGGGTCCATTACATTCAGCAtgcacaataaaaaaaaaaaaaaaaaacttaaaaaaattgtataaaattgatgttccacactttaataaaattttagcaaacagaagaaaataatataaaatttcataaaaacatGTTGTGgatcgataaaattttacaaattattataaagttatataaaactttaaaaattaatataaaatgataaaaaattttacacaatataccgaatattaaaaaatttttacataagttcgttaaaataatttttatttttaatttatttcaatagtagatcgttgagtaaaaatattaaaatttttaaaaatctttgtTTACAAAACAATAATAGAAACATTAATAACGAAAAATGTTTTGATAGTTTTGctgtttggttatttttacattatgtTCTAAATACCagtctgataaaaaatttataatcaaaattgtttatgaccaaacattaaaaaattaagacgTTTAACTAATAagttatataaggtaaaagccccaataccGGACCATGTACCAGTACCGGAACACTCCAcgtatttgtatatatatatatatatatatatatatatatatatatatgccatatatatatatatatatatatatatatatatatatatatatatataataaaacgaaaaaattaaatgaacatcgaattttaatattttttatacagtaattcaatttgaaaaagttaagaaaaaatcttACATATTTCTGAAAAGTGTCTTAACATGTGTGTTATCACCGACAGCATCTccatataatcattttttgttttgaaaatttaagacCATTCTgataaatacttaaatattttattttcattaatatttgtaCGTTTAAGAATCGTTTGCTCCAGCGTTTATGTAGctacataaataaaatgtaatttcaATGCTTACATAGATTTTAGTTTAGTAAACATAAATTTCAGTTCTgacataaataaatgtatgagCCATAATCTTTATGTATTTACacttaaatttatgtttttacctaaattttcatttgttcatttttaataatagtactgatatttttattttaagttctttttaattacgaatatgaaaatatactATCTAATATatctattattgtttatttcattgcaaatgattaatttttaattatatttaatatatatttattattataaagtatGTCTCATTtcttatgttatttattttataattaattaacgattataaaaaaatcagtcgatgaaaaaaataattaatcaaaaataaaagagttagtagcattattaaaaataaaaaaattaaaattgaggTAAAAACATAaactgaattaaattaatgtgtCCAAATAAACGTTGGCGCAACCGGCCCTTagtgtattaaattaaaaattattctaaagcTATTTAGCTGTTATGTTATTTCAATCACATCAATTACAATAGAGAACTTAGAGAAAAAGAGACGTtcacattttaatttttctttcagcCAACATTATCAAACCACATACGTCCTAAATTAAAAGATACGAAGGTAAGCTagatatatatgaatattattCTTTGTTTATAttccctgattaaaaaaacggattaaaaagtaatgaaaataacaacacttgaatttttttcaatacttctgaatatttttaatttttttgaattcgtTGTCTTAAGGAGAATTAACGTTCTCAGtcattttcaatacttttttctaaCCAGGGATTTAATACTTTTGATCATTCAGCTGAAAATTTTgcaattaacttaattaatgTACTTTGTATACAGATTTTAGAGCAAAATCCGTTGATGGAGCGACTGATGAAAGATAACCGCAAAAAGGatgaagaaaatataaaattgaaacgTCAGCTTCAACAATATAGACTAATAACATCttcaaatcaattacaaaagCAACAAGAGCAACAACAAAAACTAGAACAACCACAAAAGCAACGTTATGATCCTTATTACTATATAGATCATGATACGTTTCACGTTGGTGATGATATATACATACCAAGTAGTACATCTCGTGAAGCGTTCGATGCCCCCAACCcatctaaatttattaaaactatgTCTTTTTTGCTATTTGGGGCAATCAAACACTTTCTCAACGTGTAGTTCGTGAACAAAAGAACACAAATGGTCGGACACAATTAACTCCAAGAAAGAAAGAATTgcttaaaattcattatagaCAATATTTGGAAAGCCGAAAATattctgatgaaaaattcaataacGAAAATTCAAATACACAAATTAATACTTATTTAGATAGAGCTATTCAGGAGGCTAAAAGACaaactaaaaaacaaaattaattttatcttacCAATTCTTTTTTTGATTGTTACATTGTACTTAGAGTGCAATTTCAGTGCAaagttttttatcttaattgcaacataaatttttaaaacgccATCTCAGTTAAcagtaaatagtaaaaaaatttcaggccACTTTTTTTTCTGCCTTGAGAATACTTCTGAAACTAAAAGATCTGCaacaaaattgaattttttccgaCATTTTATTGTActtattgcatttttttttacataatttaattttattgaatacataaatatataattttaataaaatcagtACAGTTTTTAATGTAGATATTTAAGacaaaaatgcaaaaaaaccaaatgcattatatttatattgtactaagttaaatttttaacattgtttcttataattttgtcacagtaaaaaactaaataattaattaattaattaatcattgtctcttaaaattttgtcacagtaaaaaactaaataatttattaattaatgtaaccCCAAAAAAACTAccataaaaactttttcatttaaaatcgattaaagttttcattttgtttttttttcaccaacaAAATTGTCATTACTTAATAAGTCTTCTCAATTCTTAAAAACTCTTATAAACTCTTTTTTCTCgctggtatttttttttaaagaaaactcTGATTAAGTCTTATTAACTCTGAAAAACTCTTTTTAAAAAGTCCCATTTTCGTGAGAATGTAAGACTTATTAAGATTTTTGAAGAGTTATTAACACTTTTCAACACTTATTTTTACTTACTGAGAAAAAATAAGACTTTTCAAAAGTCTTATTAAGAGTTTTTGAGACTTTTTAAgagttatttttgaaaaatatttccatAAGGGGGTATGCATAATTGGTAAaacaatagtttaaaaaactaaaaacacgctttttatagaaaaccaaatccaaaaatagaaaataaatttaaattaagattagtgttaaaaatttcaataaatataaattatcaatagtgtaaataaaaaatgtattttattttaaaaagcgtgaggtgcatggatgtcaatagttataaatattttattgacagatatgagtagagtgattatcattttgataatatcttaaaagcacccacgctttttaaaataaaatacatttttttatttacactattattaatttatatttattgaaatttttaacactattcttaatttaaatttattttctattttttagtttggttttctataaaagcgtgttttagtttttaaactattatttatttttacttttagtttggtttatttataaaagcgtgatttttagttttttaaactattattatttgttgattatcaaaaatattcaggcgcgcaaattacccacggagagttacatactgacatactgacatactgacataccaAGTGgagctaataaaaataattatttataaatattataaatacggggaatcagagttcgatttcggagagcgagcctgagaaacggctaccagaaccaaggaaggccgcaggcgcgcNNNNNNNNNNNNNNNNNNNNNNNNNNNNNNNNNNNNNNNNNNNNNNNNNNNNNNNNNNNNNNNNNNNNNNNNNNNNNNNNNNNNNNNNNNNNNNNNNNNNGTGATAATTTTTGATCCAAATAAACCAGAATCCTATTTaatgtattttgatattaataatttatatggtGCATCTATGAGTATGCCTTTACCAACAGGAAAACCATTTGAATGGGTTGAATTAAGAATTTCGATATAAATcagaaaattaacttaaatttttaaataataccgAAGAAGGGTTTTGGCTATATACTTGAAGTTGATCTAAAATATCCGGAGGAATTATATGATCTACATAAAAGATTTACACTTTATGTCCTGAACACTTTTACCTCCAGACAGCAAACATACAAAAATTAGCGCAACTACTTTTATATtgcgataaaaaattatgtaatacattataaaaatttaaaacaatgttTAGAAttaggattaaaaattaacaaaagtaCACCGGAATTTTAAAGAGTTTAGAGAGTCACCATGTGGTTAAAACcgtatatagataaaaatactgATTGTAGAAAGGCtgcaaaaaatgaatttgaaaaagatttttataaattaatgaataatgcAGTTTTTGGTAAGATCTTCATGTGAAAATGTTAGAAAGTactataaaagaaataaagttAGAATAAGTTACAAGATGGTCGAGGTAGATATGGTGCTTCTGGATATGATTTGTAAACCAAATTTCCATAGTCTTACTaagtttttgatgaaaagctatgattattattgaaaatgaaatgtgctgaagttaattttaataaaccaaTCTATGCTGGTTTTGTTTGGTTTTAGATATGTCAAAAACTTATATATACGactttcattataattatgtaaaagaaaaatttttaaaaatgacgaTGTCTGTAAATTAATGTATACAGATACACAAGATAGTCTAATTTA
Protein-coding regions in this window:
- the LOC123272923 gene encoding uncharacterized protein LOC123272923 → MEYALVKIPHENDKKVVVETCHIKNFSTFNVLTQNQVYRYDDGVKKFKCIILHQSDSRDYLLKPKFRIREPVITNPSSLESSSDNEKEAESGVTNAKEARKPTLSNHIRPKLKDTKILEQNPLMERLMKDNRKKDEENIKLKRQLQQYRLITSSNQLQKQQEQQQKLEQPQKQRYDPYYYIDHDTFHVGDDIYIPSSTSREAFDAPNPSKFIKTMSFLLFGAIKHFLNV